A single Brucella intermedia LMG 3301 DNA region contains:
- a CDS encoding TadE/TadG family type IV pilus assembly protein, translated as MTLEILARRLARVGVCLRRFPRAQNGVAAVEFVLLIVPFLLIVFATIEIGVSFAARQVIANATETVARKLQMSGRIGGIQIKDAPVSVDALRNELCQQMQFMVASGCPNLSFNLGTYEGFGQVPTDTILDEEGKLTRTGITGTSGTSTINQLNVVYAWPVLTNILYLMQSPHAAGGKMPLFATLTWQNEPFPN; from the coding sequence ATGACTTTGGAAATCTTGGCGCGTCGCCTTGCGCGGGTGGGCGTATGCCTGCGCCGTTTCCCTCGTGCGCAAAATGGCGTGGCAGCGGTGGAATTCGTGCTGCTCATCGTTCCGTTCCTCCTCATCGTCTTCGCGACGATCGAGATCGGCGTAAGTTTTGCGGCACGCCAGGTCATAGCCAATGCGACGGAGACCGTGGCTCGCAAGTTGCAGATGTCGGGCAGGATCGGAGGCATCCAGATCAAAGACGCTCCGGTCAGCGTGGACGCCCTGCGCAATGAACTTTGCCAGCAGATGCAGTTCATGGTCGCGTCCGGCTGTCCCAATCTTTCGTTCAATCTTGGAACCTATGAAGGGTTCGGCCAGGTTCCGACGGACACGATTCTCGATGAAGAGGGCAAGCTCACGCGGACTGGCATTACCGGGACGAGCGGAACCTCCACCATCAACCAGCTCAACGTTGTTTACGCATGGCCGGTGCTGACGAACATCCTCTATCTGATGCAAAGTCCCCATGCTGCAGGCGGCAAGATGCCGCTTTTTGCAACGCTTACCTGGCAGAACGAGCCTTTCCCGAACTGA
- a CDS encoding TadE/TadG family type IV pilus assembly protein produces MRNYLRNFLSDRRGLGAVEFALIAPLLLLIYLGSVDLADGVDTNKKVSRSASALADLVARQLSVTKNDLDDMFNISRTSLLPYGRTSPKIRITAIRIDGAANNLTPKVDWSYANAADFAVKKGSTGTIPSTLVSEGSYFIKVDVELDYKPLNSWISTSIPMSETYYLAPRYTNTIPCTNC; encoded by the coding sequence ATGCGTAACTATCTTCGGAATTTTCTGAGTGACCGGCGCGGCCTGGGAGCGGTTGAATTCGCGCTCATCGCGCCGCTCCTGCTTCTGATTTACCTGGGTTCCGTCGACCTTGCCGATGGGGTGGACACGAACAAGAAAGTGTCGCGCTCGGCGAGCGCCCTTGCCGATCTGGTCGCCCGCCAGTTGTCGGTCACGAAGAATGATCTCGACGACATGTTCAATATCAGCCGGACTTCGCTTCTGCCCTATGGGCGGACCAGCCCGAAGATAAGGATCACCGCGATCAGGATCGATGGCGCCGCCAACAACCTGACGCCGAAAGTCGACTGGTCCTACGCCAATGCGGCGGATTTTGCCGTCAAGAAGGGTAGCACCGGCACTATTCCCTCCACGCTCGTGAGTGAAGGTTCTTATTTCATCAAGGTCGATGTCGAACTTGACTACAAGCCCCTCAATTCATGGATTTCGACGAGCATTCCGATGAGCGAAACCTATTATCTGGCGCCGCGCTATACGAACACGATCCCCTGCACCAATTGCTGA
- the mutM gene encoding bifunctional DNA-formamidopyrimidine glycosylase/DNA-(apurinic or apyrimidinic site) lyase — protein MPELPEVETVRRGLQPVMEGATVSQVEQRRPDLRFPFPDRFAQRLSGRRISALGRRAKYLTIHLDDGLSVISHLGMSGSFRIETDEGGDTPGQFHHERSKLSAHDHVVFHLQRADGGSARVVYNDPRRFGFMLFAEEGTLDSHPLLAGLGIEPTGNLLSGAVLSELFSGRKAPLKAALLDQRLIAGLGNIYVCEALWRSHLSPMRAAGSVAQDPETMERLASDIRTVIAEAIAAGGSTLKDYIQADGALGYFQHSFSVYGREGEPCRNPACKGFVERAVQSGRSTFFCASCQQ, from the coding sequence ATGCCCGAATTACCAGAGGTCGAGACGGTTCGCCGTGGTCTGCAGCCCGTCATGGAAGGCGCGACCGTCAGCCAGGTCGAACAGCGCCGCCCGGACCTGCGCTTTCCCTTTCCAGACCGTTTTGCCCAACGTCTTTCGGGCCGGCGCATTTCAGCGCTTGGGCGCCGCGCAAAATATCTCACGATCCATCTTGATGACGGCCTTTCCGTCATCAGCCATCTGGGCATGTCGGGGTCGTTTCGCATCGAGACGGATGAGGGTGGCGATACGCCCGGTCAGTTCCATCACGAGCGTTCCAAGCTGAGTGCGCATGATCATGTGGTGTTCCACCTTCAGCGTGCCGATGGTGGCTCTGCCCGCGTGGTCTATAACGATCCGCGACGGTTCGGTTTCATGCTCTTTGCCGAAGAAGGCACGCTCGACAGTCATCCGCTGCTTGCGGGCCTCGGCATAGAGCCGACGGGCAATCTGCTTTCGGGCGCTGTCCTGTCGGAACTCTTCTCTGGCCGCAAGGCACCCCTCAAGGCCGCGCTGCTCGACCAGCGGCTGATAGCCGGTCTCGGCAATATCTATGTCTGCGAGGCGCTCTGGCGCAGCCACCTGTCGCCGATGCGTGCCGCCGGTTCCGTCGCACAGGACCCCGAAACCATGGAGCGGCTTGCTTCCGACATTCGAACGGTGATTGCGGAAGCCATTGCCGCAGGCGGCTCAACCCTCAAGGACTATATTCAGGCAGATGGCGCGCTCGGCTATTTCCAGCACTCCTTCTCCGTCTATGGGCGCGAGGGCGAGCCTTGCCGAAATCCTGCCTGCAAAGGCTTTGTGGAACGGGCGGTACAGTCGGGACGTTCGACTTTTTTCTGTGCGTCCTGCCAGCAATGA